In Primulina eburnea isolate SZY01 chromosome 3, ASM2296580v1, whole genome shotgun sequence, one DNA window encodes the following:
- the LOC140828370 gene encoding uncharacterized protein, protein MYKPSPPTKSFNHSLQIFSIKLPPSSLTNMKHKTLIQAFVFSHIYRLARALTKAKSFLLRHLKDIQFIHFARFPLKKLDKSGKQKKKPFFGSFRLHYNWCSSHVMPVMQLENAWSNYPISTYENMRDDDDELSGYLQWLEEKGDEMDSFRINEIDKLADLFIANCHEKFRLEKQESYRRFQEMMARSI, encoded by the coding sequence ATGTATAAGCCATCCCCTCCAACAAAATCTTTCAATCATTCCCTTCAAATTTTCTCCATCAAACTGCCACCCTCTTCCTTAACTAACATGAAACACAAAACCCTAATCCAGGCCTTCGTATTCTCGCATATTTATCGACTAGCTCGAGCTCTAACCAAGGCAAAATCGTTCCTACTTCGACACCTCAAAGACATACAATTCATCCACTTTGCGCGATTCCCGTTGAAGAAATTAGACAAGAGCGGTAAGCAGAAGAAGAAGCCCTTTTTTGGTTCATTCAGACTGCACTACAATTGGTGTTCTTCACATGTCATGCCTGTGATGCAGCTTGAGAACGCTTGGAGTAATTACCCGATTTCGACTTATGAAAATATGCGAGACGACGACGACGAGCTTTCGGGGTATCTGCAGTGGCTTGAGGAGAAGGGTGATGAGATGGATTCATTCAGGATTAACGAGATTGATAAGCTCGCTGATTTGTTCATTGCCAATTGCCATGAGAAGTTCAGGTTGGAGAAGCAAGAATCTTACAGAAGATTTCAAGAAATGATGGCTAGAAGTATATGA